A genomic region of Ensifer adhaerens contains the following coding sequences:
- a CDS encoding LysR family transcriptional regulator: protein MTRPDLNLLVTLDVLLSEGSVARAARRLQLSPSAMSRALARLREATGDPLLVRAGRGLVPTPRALELRGRVGPLVEAAEACLRPAENLDLKTLTRTFTLRNREGFVENFGPDLIARVGAEAPGVRLRFVQKLDRDSSPLREGGVDLETGVVGDMTGPELRAQALFHDRFVGVIRPGHPLASGEITTARYAKARHVQISRRGNDTGPIDTALQAVGLSRQIAASVGSFSEALALARATDLVASVPERYTGTLRQDLVTFPLPVALPEITISLLWHPRLDADPAHRWLRACVREVCTT from the coding sequence ATGACCAGACCGGATCTCAACCTGCTCGTGACCCTCGATGTGCTGCTTTCGGAAGGCAGCGTCGCCCGCGCCGCCCGGCGCCTGCAGCTCAGCCCCTCGGCCATGAGCCGGGCGCTGGCAAGGCTACGGGAGGCTACCGGCGATCCGCTCCTGGTGCGCGCCGGCCGCGGCCTCGTCCCCACACCACGGGCGCTGGAACTTCGCGGCCGCGTCGGCCCACTGGTGGAAGCGGCCGAAGCCTGCCTCCGCCCCGCCGAGAACCTCGACCTGAAGACGCTCACCCGCACCTTCACGCTCAGGAACCGCGAAGGTTTCGTCGAAAATTTCGGTCCTGATCTGATTGCCCGCGTCGGCGCCGAAGCCCCCGGCGTGCGCCTCCGCTTCGTGCAGAAGCTCGACCGGGACAGCAGTCCCTTGCGCGAAGGCGGCGTCGACCTCGAAACCGGTGTTGTCGGCGACATGACCGGCCCGGAACTTCGCGCCCAGGCCCTTTTCCACGACCGTTTCGTCGGGGTGATCCGCCCCGGCCATCCGCTGGCATCGGGCGAAATCACAACCGCCCGCTACGCTAAAGCCCGCCACGTCCAGATCTCGCGCCGTGGCAACGACACCGGCCCGATCGACACCGCCCTTCAGGCGGTCGGTCTCAGCCGTCAGATCGCAGCCTCCGTCGGCAGCTTCTCCGAGGCGTTAGCGCTCGCCCGCGCCACGGATCTCGTCGCCAGCGTGCCCGAACGCTACACCGGAACGCTGCGCCAAGACCTCGTCACCTTCCCGCTCCCCGTCGCGCTCCCCGAAATCACCATCTCGCTGCTCTGGCACCCGCGCCTGGATGCGGATCCGGCGCACAGGTGGTTAAGGGCGTGCGTGCGGGAGGTGTGCACCACGTAA
- a CDS encoding VOC family protein codes for MFDHVKFGVRDYAASLDFYLKALEPLGVSVVDHGAHGVEMSTDGKSSLCLYQTEETPAHLHLAFMAATRQQVDAFYQAALAAGGKDNGAPGLRPRYHANYYAAFVLDPDGHNIEAVCHEAEA; via the coding sequence ATGTTCGACCACGTCAAATTCGGTGTCCGCGACTATGCGGCAAGCCTCGACTTCTACCTGAAGGCGCTCGAACCGCTCGGCGTCTCCGTGGTCGATCATGGCGCCCACGGCGTGGAAATGAGCACGGACGGCAAGTCGTCGCTGTGCCTCTACCAGACCGAAGAAACGCCGGCGCACCTTCACCTCGCCTTCATGGCCGCGACCCGGCAGCAGGTCGACGCCTTCTACCAAGCAGCCCTTGCGGCCGGCGGCAAGGACAACGGCGCCCCCGGCCTGCGCCCGCGCTACCACGCCAACTATTACGCCGCCTTCGTCCTCGATCCGGACGGGCACAATATCGAGGCCGTCTGCCACGAGGCTGAGGCCTAA
- the arsB gene encoding ACR3 family arsenite efflux transporter — MSAFERYLTLWVAVCIVVGIALGHLLPGVFQAIGAAEIAKVNIPVATLIWLMIIPMLVKIDFQSLSGVGRHWRGIGVTLFINWAIKPFSMALLGWLFVGWLFRPLLPADQIDSYIAGLIILAAAPCTAMVFVWSNLTRGDPLFTLSQVALNDAIMIVGFAPIVGLLLGLSAITVPWATLTLSVVLYIVVPVIVAQMLRKYLKVGESSSGLDRFLAKVQPISLVALLATLVLLFGFQGEQIIAQPTIIALLAVPILIQVYFNAGLAYLLNRLSGEKHCVAGPSALIGASNFFELAVAAAISLFGFQSGATLATVVGVLIEVPVMLSVVWIVNRSKGWYEAAPAVAKGSLSESA, encoded by the coding sequence ATGTCGGCCTTCGAGCGCTATCTGACCCTGTGGGTTGCCGTCTGCATCGTCGTTGGTATCGCGCTTGGCCATCTCCTGCCCGGCGTGTTTCAGGCCATCGGCGCGGCAGAGATCGCGAAGGTCAACATCCCGGTCGCGACCCTCATCTGGCTCATGATCATCCCGATGCTGGTGAAGATCGATTTCCAGTCGCTTTCAGGGGTGGGGCGCCACTGGCGCGGCATCGGCGTGACGCTCTTCATCAATTGGGCGATCAAGCCGTTTTCGATGGCGCTGCTTGGCTGGTTGTTCGTCGGCTGGCTGTTCCGTCCGCTGTTGCCTGCGGATCAGATCGACTCCTACATCGCCGGACTGATCATCCTTGCGGCTGCACCGTGTACGGCGATGGTTTTCGTGTGGTCGAACCTGACGCGCGGCGACCCGCTGTTCACCCTGTCCCAGGTGGCGCTCAACGATGCGATCATGATCGTCGGCTTCGCGCCGATCGTCGGACTTCTGCTCGGGCTCTCTGCGATTACCGTCCCATGGGCGACCTTGACCCTGTCCGTCGTGCTCTACATCGTCGTTCCTGTGATCGTCGCGCAGATGCTTCGCAAGTACCTCAAGGTAGGTGAATCGTCGTCAGGTCTCGATCGGTTCCTCGCGAAGGTTCAGCCGATATCGCTGGTCGCCCTGCTTGCGACACTGGTGCTGCTGTTCGGCTTTCAGGGCGAACAGATCATCGCACAGCCGACCATCATTGCTCTTTTGGCAGTGCCGATCCTCATACAGGTCTATTTCAACGCCGGGCTGGCCTATCTGCTCAATCGCCTGTCAGGCGAGAAGCATTGCGTGGCCGGCCCCTCGGCCCTCATCGGAGCATCGAATTTCTTCGAGCTCGCCGTTGCCGCTGCCATCAGCCTCTTTGGCTTCCAGTCGGGCGCGACGCTTGCCACCGTCGTCGGGGTGCTCATCGAGGTGCCGGTAATGCTGTCGGTCGTCTGGATCGTGAACAGGTCGAAGGGCTGGTACGAGGCGGCACCGGCAGTCGCCAAGGGGTCCCTTTCGGAAAGCGCATGA
- a CDS encoding arsenate reductase ArsC, with the protein MSDRVYNVLFLCTGNSARSILGEAILNKEGKDRFRAFSAGSQPKGQVNPHAILELDALGYPTGGLHSKSWDVFSGADAPRMDFIFTVCDSAAGEACPVWIGHPMTAHWGIEDPAEVKGTEAEIQQAFAKAAKFLKNRIAAFINLPMASIDRMALERQLREIGGMEGSTGRSAS; encoded by the coding sequence ATGTCTGATCGTGTTTACAACGTGCTCTTCCTTTGCACGGGCAATTCCGCGCGTTCCATTCTTGGCGAAGCCATCCTCAACAAGGAGGGAAAGGACCGTTTCCGCGCCTTTTCGGCCGGTAGCCAGCCGAAGGGGCAGGTCAATCCGCACGCCATCCTTGAACTCGACGCTCTCGGCTATCCGACGGGCGGGCTGCACTCGAAGAGTTGGGACGTGTTTTCCGGCGCTGATGCTCCACGGATGGATTTCATCTTTACGGTTTGCGACAGCGCGGCCGGCGAGGCTTGCCCGGTCTGGATCGGCCATCCGATGACCGCCCATTGGGGTATCGAGGACCCGGCCGAGGTCAAAGGAACCGAGGCCGAAATTCAACAGGCTTTTGCGAAGGCCGCAAAATTCCTGAAGAACCGGATTGCGGCTTTCATCAACCTGCCGATGGCTTCGATCGATCGCATGGCGCTGGAGCGCCAGCTTCGCGAGATCGGTGGCATGGAAGGCTCGACCGGCCGGAGTGCTTCGTGA
- the arsN2 gene encoding arsenic resistance N-acetyltransferase ArsN2, which translates to MAANLPVDDLEEEGRQFFAFNSHGKVVGYGGMEQSGQHTLLRSLVVLPEYQGRGIGSRLPPLMFGHGYRFAMRSVFLLTETAVPFFERLGFRCIERSEAPAEILNTRQASSLCPSSATLMKLVLPEHST; encoded by the coding sequence ATGGCGGCAAACCTTCCAGTTGATGATCTTGAAGAGGAGGGACGTCAGTTCTTTGCCTTCAATTCGCACGGCAAGGTCGTCGGATACGGCGGTATGGAACAGAGTGGCCAGCATACGTTGCTGCGTTCCCTCGTCGTCCTGCCGGAATACCAAGGGCGCGGTATCGGAAGCCGATTGCCACCTCTCATGTTCGGGCACGGCTATCGGTTCGCGATGAGATCGGTGTTTCTGCTCACGGAAACGGCGGTGCCGTTCTTCGAGCGTCTCGGCTTCAGATGCATCGAGCGTTCGGAGGCCCCGGCGGAAATTCTCAATACCCGGCAGGCGTCCTCGCTCTGCCCGTCGTCAGCAACCTTGATGAAGCTCGTTCTCCCCGAGCACTCCACCTAA
- a CDS encoding ArsR/SmtB family transcription factor — MDERQALSAFGALSQETRLQIVRLLVIAGADGMAAGALAERVEVSPSNISFHLKELERAGLITQQRESRSIIYRADYDALGGLVRFLMEDCCGGHPEICAPAVAVAPCCAPSGAKG; from the coding sequence ATGGATGAGCGTCAAGCCCTCTCTGCCTTCGGAGCGCTTTCGCAGGAGACTCGCCTACAGATCGTCCGTCTGCTGGTCATCGCCGGCGCGGACGGTATGGCAGCGGGTGCTCTGGCGGAAAGGGTGGAGGTGTCGCCTTCGAACATTTCCTTTCATCTCAAGGAATTGGAGCGGGCAGGCCTGATCACGCAACAACGGGAATCCCGTTCAATCATATATCGCGCAGACTACGATGCGCTCGGCGGTCTGGTCCGTTTCCTCATGGAAGACTGCTGCGGCGGGCATCCGGAGATTTGCGCGCCTGCGGTCGCCGTGGCGCCATGTTGTGCGCCTTCAGGGGCCAAAGGATGA
- a CDS encoding DUF6428 family protein: MNVLDKPKISDHDLNLSDLLSALRIAGDLPLVFHYDGRQVKSGYHVTEVKAGQFSALDCAANPEAWSEIFVQLWDVEEARRTHLSAGKFSAIVRKVSEHVRLNATARLTFEVSDGVRPMQLYCADAPVVNDGSIHVHLVPRPASCKPRDRWLAETSRPTACCAPKASPGACCA; the protein is encoded by the coding sequence ATGAATGTTCTCGACAAGCCCAAAATCAGCGACCACGACCTCAACCTTTCCGACTTGCTCAGCGCGCTCCGGATCGCCGGGGATTTGCCGCTCGTATTTCACTACGATGGGCGTCAGGTGAAATCCGGCTACCATGTGACAGAGGTTAAGGCTGGCCAGTTCTCGGCCCTCGATTGTGCCGCCAATCCGGAGGCCTGGTCCGAGATCTTCGTGCAGCTATGGGATGTTGAGGAAGCCCGTCGAACGCACCTTTCCGCCGGAAAATTCTCGGCCATCGTCCGCAAGGTTTCCGAACACGTTCGCCTTAATGCCACGGCCCGCCTTACCTTCGAGGTCAGCGACGGCGTGCGTCCGATGCAGCTCTACTGCGCCGATGCTCCTGTCGTGAATGATGGCAGCATTCACGTTCACCTGGTGCCGAGGCCTGCCAGCTGCAAGCCGCGAGATCGCTGGCTTGCCGAAACCAGCCGCCCGACGGCATGTTGCGCGCCCAAAGCTTCGCCCGGCGCTTGCTGCGCTTGA
- a CDS encoding rhodanese-like domain-containing protein, whose product MEAVRAERRLVAILAVDIVGYSRLMEADEARTLAAIKAWRCEIFDPLREDYHGRIVKLMGDGAIVEFGSVVDAVACAVASQNEVAARQTEARPEHRLLLRMGINLGDVVVDGDDLLGDGVNVAARLEQMCEPGGLFISGTAFDHLQGKFELPLEFIGEHHVKNIQRPVRVYRVRFEGGTLPRRFNLKSLYGWRVAAALVLLMLIAASATWLAQRRESADAASVAGTALALPQTPSIAVLPFENLSSDAGQTYFVDGMTDDLITELSKLSGIFVIARNSTFAYKGKPTKAQQVAEELGVHYILEGSVRREGSHVRVNAQLIDAIDGHHLWAERYDGEMSGVFGLQDKVIGQIVSTLSVKLTSAEKSVAAVPETTNPQAYDTLLRGWEHLRRDSEAETVAASAFFQKAIILDPDYSRAYASLAAANWRASILSWDFSRREAASRNLARNLAKAMERPTPLAYAVSAQVLAQQGRYDEAFAAIDRAMKLAPNDPDNHVGMARILNATGRAPEAEQEARLAMRFDPHPARATLRMLAVSLFSQGKYDEAADAFERVIGKRSDLLGDYATLISAYGQLGRTGDIQGLTDQYNKLAASSLGDPLTVQESAYDWYGSAFSYHRPYIALLQEGLRKAGLPEGAGTDLAFDDYAKLMTMAKGELSVERTIKVDVAEVKALLARGVTFIDVRAPLTYDNGHLPKAVNLSLLTGLSKESLAKVAGKADEVAFYCQGRNCTHAAYASAKAIAWGYTHVYYFAGGFLEWDDEGYPLVIEVRK is encoded by the coding sequence ATGGAAGCAGTTCGCGCAGAACGACGGCTGGTGGCAATTCTTGCCGTGGACATCGTTGGTTACTCGCGACTGATGGAGGCGGACGAGGCCCGGACGCTCGCGGCCATCAAGGCGTGGCGTTGCGAAATCTTCGATCCTCTCAGGGAAGACTATCACGGACGCATCGTCAAACTCATGGGCGACGGTGCGATCGTTGAGTTCGGCTCCGTCGTCGACGCCGTCGCCTGTGCCGTCGCGTCACAGAATGAGGTTGCCGCTCGCCAAACGGAGGCTCGGCCGGAGCATCGGCTTCTGCTGCGCATGGGCATCAATCTCGGCGATGTCGTCGTCGACGGGGATGATCTGCTCGGCGATGGCGTCAACGTCGCGGCCCGCCTCGAGCAGATGTGCGAGCCTGGAGGATTGTTCATATCCGGCACTGCCTTCGACCACCTGCAGGGCAAGTTCGAATTGCCGCTGGAATTCATCGGCGAGCACCACGTGAAGAACATCCAGCGGCCCGTCCGCGTCTACCGGGTGCGGTTTGAGGGAGGGACCCTGCCTAGGCGCTTCAACCTGAAGAGCCTTTACGGCTGGAGAGTTGCGGCCGCCTTGGTCCTCCTGATGCTCATAGCCGCTTCGGCGACGTGGCTGGCGCAGAGGCGCGAAAGCGCCGACGCCGCCTCGGTTGCAGGGACGGCCCTGGCGCTGCCGCAAACGCCGTCGATCGCGGTCCTGCCCTTCGAAAATCTCAGCTCCGATGCGGGGCAGACCTATTTCGTCGACGGGATGACCGACGACCTGATCACCGAACTTTCAAAGCTGTCGGGCATCTTCGTGATCGCGCGCAACTCGACCTTTGCCTACAAGGGCAAGCCCACGAAGGCGCAGCAGGTGGCCGAGGAACTGGGGGTGCACTACATCCTCGAGGGCAGCGTGCGTCGCGAGGGGAGCCATGTCCGGGTCAATGCCCAGTTGATCGACGCGATCGACGGGCACCACCTCTGGGCCGAGCGCTACGATGGCGAAATGAGCGGCGTGTTCGGCCTGCAGGACAAGGTGATCGGACAGATCGTCTCGACGCTGTCCGTGAAGCTGACGAGTGCCGAGAAAAGCGTGGCTGCGGTGCCGGAAACGACCAACCCGCAGGCCTACGATACCTTGTTGCGCGGCTGGGAGCACCTGCGCCGGGACAGCGAAGCTGAAACGGTCGCAGCTTCCGCATTCTTCCAGAAGGCGATCATTCTCGATCCGGACTATAGCCGCGCCTACGCGTCGCTGGCGGCGGCAAACTGGCGGGCGAGCATTCTGTCCTGGGATTTTTCCCGCAGGGAAGCCGCGTCCAGGAACCTTGCCAGGAACCTGGCGAAGGCGATGGAGCGGCCGACGCCGCTTGCCTATGCCGTCTCGGCGCAGGTGCTTGCGCAGCAGGGGCGTTATGACGAAGCCTTCGCGGCCATCGACCGGGCGATGAAGCTGGCGCCGAATGATCCCGACAACCATGTCGGCATGGCGCGGATCCTCAACGCGACGGGACGCGCGCCGGAGGCGGAACAGGAGGCGCGCCTGGCAATGCGGTTCGATCCCCATCCGGCCCGGGCAACGCTGCGCATGCTCGCGGTCTCGCTGTTTTCTCAAGGCAAATACGACGAGGCCGCCGACGCCTTCGAGCGGGTGATCGGAAAAAGGTCCGACCTCTTGGGGGACTATGCAACGCTGATATCGGCCTACGGACAGCTCGGCCGCACGGGCGACATTCAGGGGCTGACCGACCAGTACAACAAACTGGCGGCGTCCTCTTTGGGAGATCCGCTCACCGTCCAGGAAAGCGCCTATGACTGGTATGGCAGCGCGTTCAGCTACCACAGGCCCTACATCGCGCTGCTGCAGGAGGGGCTCCGCAAGGCCGGATTACCTGAAGGCGCCGGCACGGACCTTGCCTTCGACGACTATGCCAAGCTCATGACGATGGCGAAGGGTGAACTGAGCGTCGAGCGAACGATCAAGGTCGACGTGGCGGAAGTAAAGGCACTGCTTGCGCGCGGCGTGACCTTCATCGATGTGCGGGCGCCGCTCACCTATGACAATGGCCATCTCCCCAAGGCCGTCAACCTGTCGCTCCTGACCGGATTGTCGAAGGAAAGCCTCGCCAAGGTGGCGGGGAAGGCGGACGAGGTCGCCTTCTATTGTCAGGGCCGAAACTGCACCCATGCCGCCTATGCGTCGGCCAAGGCGATCGCCTGGGGCTACACGCATGTCTACTATTTTGCCGGCGGATTTCTGGAGTGGGACGACGAGGGCTATCCGCTTGTGATCGAGGTCCGGAAGTAG
- a CDS encoding adenylate/guanylate cyclase domain-containing protein, with amino-acid sequence MEQRLAAVLAADMAGYSRLMEADEAGTLARLRTHRIELIDPAIAKNKGRLIKTTGDGLLVEFQSVTDAVKCAVEIQQRMKRRNSDVPEDRRIEFRTGINLGDIIFEDDDIFGDGVNIAARAEQLAEVGGICVTAAVATQVADRLALPIEDLGEKTLKNISRPVRLYRIALEGLDLPAATGASDAKKGVCKPTIVVLPFDNMSGDPDQEFFADGLTEDIITELSRRHELFVISRNSSFVYKNQSVNAREVAASLGAQYLVEGSVRKIGERVRVTVQLIDAVNDAHIWADKYDRQLDDIFAIQDEVTAAIAATVPGRLEAAQRDQLSRTKPANMAAYECALAAKVLHHRSTVADNAQAQSLIDRAVSLDPGYAHAHAWRACILGQAWVYGWCEDKEATWLEVNAELEQALSLDDNDADVHRILAAVNVNNNALTTARYHQERALFLNPNYDLVVVQQGELLTWLGRPEEGVEWIRKAMRLNPHHPERFWSHLGKAYFAARQYGEAIEAFMHLSSMDETQHAFIAACYGWLGDAIAAGAHMEKVRALAPEFEIKRFLGTLHYAQESDAQHLREGLTRAGA; translated from the coding sequence ATGGAGCAAAGACTCGCCGCAGTGCTGGCGGCCGATATGGCCGGCTATAGTCGGCTGATGGAGGCCGACGAAGCGGGCACGCTTGCGCGGCTTCGAACCCACCGCATCGAGCTCATCGATCCCGCGATCGCCAAGAACAAGGGCCGGCTGATCAAGACCACCGGGGACGGCCTGCTGGTGGAATTCCAGAGCGTGACCGACGCGGTCAAATGTGCCGTCGAGATCCAGCAGCGCATGAAGCGGCGGAACTCCGACGTGCCGGAGGACCGGCGGATCGAATTCCGCACCGGCATCAATCTCGGCGACATCATCTTCGAGGACGACGACATTTTCGGCGATGGCGTCAACATCGCCGCGCGGGCCGAGCAACTGGCCGAGGTCGGCGGCATCTGCGTGACCGCGGCGGTAGCAACGCAGGTGGCCGACCGGCTGGCATTGCCGATCGAAGATCTCGGAGAAAAGACGCTGAAGAACATCAGCCGGCCGGTGCGCCTCTACCGCATCGCTCTCGAGGGCCTGGACCTTCCGGCCGCGACGGGGGCGAGCGACGCGAAAAAGGGCGTCTGCAAGCCGACTATCGTCGTGCTGCCCTTCGACAACATGAGCGGCGATCCGGACCAGGAGTTTTTCGCCGACGGCCTGACCGAAGACATCATCACCGAGCTTTCGCGCCGGCACGAGCTCTTCGTCATCTCGCGCAATTCCTCCTTCGTCTACAAGAACCAGTCGGTAAACGCGCGCGAGGTGGCGGCGAGCCTCGGGGCGCAATATCTGGTCGAAGGCAGCGTGCGCAAGATCGGCGAGCGGGTGCGCGTCACCGTCCAGCTCATCGACGCGGTCAATGACGCCCATATCTGGGCCGACAAGTACGACCGGCAGCTCGACGACATCTTTGCCATTCAGGACGAGGTGACGGCGGCGATCGCCGCAACCGTGCCCGGGCGCCTGGAGGCCGCGCAGCGCGACCAGCTCTCGCGCACCAAGCCGGCAAACATGGCGGCTTACGAATGTGCGCTGGCCGCCAAGGTGCTGCACCATCGCAGCACCGTTGCCGACAACGCCCAGGCGCAATCGCTGATCGACCGAGCCGTTTCGCTCGACCCCGGCTATGCCCATGCGCACGCCTGGCGGGCCTGCATTCTCGGCCAGGCCTGGGTCTATGGCTGGTGCGAAGACAAGGAGGCGACGTGGCTCGAGGTCAATGCCGAGCTCGAGCAGGCGCTTTCACTCGACGACAACGATGCCGACGTGCACCGCATCCTTGCCGCCGTCAACGTCAACAACAATGCGCTGACCACGGCGCGCTATCACCAGGAGCGGGCGCTCTTTCTCAACCCCAATTACGATCTGGTGGTGGTGCAGCAGGGCGAGCTTCTGACTTGGCTCGGCCGGCCGGAGGAGGGGGTGGAGTGGATCCGCAAGGCCATGCGCCTCAATCCGCACCACCCGGAACGCTTCTGGAGCCACCTCGGCAAGGCCTATTTCGCCGCCCGTCAATATGGCGAGGCGATCGAGGCCTTCATGCACCTTTCGAGCATGGACGAAACCCAACACGCCTTCATCGCCGCCTGCTACGGCTGGCTCGGCGATGCGATCGCCGCAGGCGCGCATATGGAGAAGGTGCGGGCGCTGGCGCCGGAGTTCGAGATAAAGAGGTTTCTGGGCACGCTGCATTATGCGCAGGAAAGCGATGCGCAGCATCTGCGCGAGGGGCTCACCAGGGCGGGGGCGTGA
- a CDS encoding HIT family protein translates to MEIPRHLHITETDGWLVNHRIDSALPGYLMISSKTDTNDLSDLPASALSELGPLLATAQTALKKLHAHRVYIGRYGHMRGYPIHFHVIPIYHWVEALFWGDSRYRLLQNFADTREASTDGAELTLFVWREFCERPDPPLAEGPTVPETVELLRHVMRPPAQT, encoded by the coding sequence TTGGAGATACCGCGGCACCTGCACATTACGGAAACAGACGGATGGCTCGTGAACCACCGTATCGACTCGGCCTTGCCCGGCTACCTCATGATCAGTTCGAAGACAGACACCAATGACCTGTCTGACTTGCCGGCGAGCGCGCTAAGCGAACTCGGTCCGTTGCTGGCAACCGCCCAAACCGCACTGAAGAAACTTCATGCTCACCGCGTCTACATAGGCCGGTATGGCCACATGCGCGGCTATCCAATCCATTTTCACGTGATCCCCATCTATCATTGGGTCGAGGCGTTATTCTGGGGGGATTCCCGATATCGCTTGCTTCAGAATTTCGCCGACACCCGGGAAGCATCGACGGATGGCGCCGAACTGACGCTGTTTGTCTGGCGCGAATTCTGCGAGCGGCCGGATCCGCCTCTCGCCGAAGGGCCAACGGTGCCTGAAACCGTGGAATTGTTGCGGCACGTCATGCGTCCGCCGGCGCAAACTTGA